One part of the Paracoccus sp. MBLB3053 genome encodes these proteins:
- a CDS encoding ABC transporter substrate-binding protein, translating into MTIQSTATGLAALIALAASGVASAQDLAALEEAAKAEGMLTTIALPHDWCGYGAVIEGFKAKYPEIQVNELNPDAGSADELEAIRANKDNKGPQAPDVIDVGLSFGPQAKDEGLIQPYKVATWDTIPDDAKDAEGYWYGDYYGVMAFGVNTDLIDAAPTSWKDLTKPEYANAFALAGDPRASAQAIISVMAAGIANGGEAGEASGQKGMELMAEVNKAGNFVPVIGKSATIAQGATPIVTAWDYNLLSWRDGLNGNPPVEVIIPEDAVVAGVYVQAISAFAPHPNAAKLWMEYLYSDEGQLGWLKGYCHPIRFNDLVKAGKVPQEMLDALPEAAAYEKAIFPTLAQQEANKKVVTEGWDSAVGAAVKE; encoded by the coding sequence ATGACGATTCAATCGACTGCGACCGGACTTGCCGCACTGATCGCGCTGGCTGCCTCCGGGGTGGCGTCGGCGCAAGATCTCGCTGCGCTGGAAGAAGCCGCCAAGGCCGAAGGCATGCTGACGACGATTGCCTTGCCCCACGACTGGTGCGGCTATGGTGCCGTGATCGAGGGGTTCAAGGCGAAGTACCCCGAGATTCAGGTCAACGAGCTGAACCCCGATGCGGGCTCGGCCGACGAGCTTGAGGCGATCCGCGCCAACAAGGACAACAAGGGTCCGCAGGCCCCCGACGTGATCGACGTCGGTCTGTCCTTCGGCCCGCAGGCCAAGGATGAAGGCCTGATCCAGCCCTATAAGGTCGCGACCTGGGACACGATCCCGGATGACGCCAAGGATGCCGAGGGTTACTGGTATGGCGACTATTACGGCGTGATGGCCTTTGGCGTGAACACCGATCTGATCGATGCGGCTCCGACATCGTGGAAGGATCTCACGAAGCCAGAATATGCGAACGCTTTCGCGCTGGCAGGCGACCCGCGCGCGTCGGCGCAGGCGATCATCTCGGTCATGGCGGCGGGCATCGCGAACGGCGGCGAAGCCGGCGAGGCCTCGGGCCAGAAGGGCATGGAGTTGATGGCCGAAGTGAACAAGGCCGGCAATTTCGTCCCGGTCATTGGCAAGTCGGCGACCATCGCCCAGGGCGCCACACCGATCGTCACCGCTTGGGATTACAACCTGCTGAGCTGGCGTGACGGTCTGAACGGGAACCCGCCGGTCGAAGTCATCATTCCCGAGGACGCCGTTGTCGCGGGCGTCTATGTGCAGGCGATCTCGGCCTTTGCGCCGCATCCCAATGCCGCGAAGCTCTGGATGGAATACCTGTATTCGGACGAGGGGCAGCTCGGCTGGCTGAAGGGTTACTGTCATCCGATCCGCTTCAATGACCTCGTCAAGGCCGGCAAGGTCCCGCAGGAAATGCTGGACGCGCTGCCCGAGGCGGCAGCCTATGAAAAGGCGATCTTCCCAACCCTTGCGCAGCAGGAAGCCAACAAGAAGGTCGTGACCGAAGGCTGGGACAGCGCCGTCGGCGCCGCGGTCAAGGAATGA
- a CDS encoding fumarylacetoacetate hydrolase family protein yields the protein MKALFLGAVLGCGMTVANAACPDSSLMQNAARGWIAGQRLPDPVVRNMDDANCAYTSFRAVLEAEMGPPVGVKAGFTSNNVRSRFGIDEPVSGLLFSPMLLPSGSRLSLQGSRAPYYEADLVVTVGDPAIMRATTREEAAAALKDIRPFIEIPDIAFSRGTQPTATLMAAYGGMPWRGILGEGVPISALADPVNDLAEMTVRLKLNGETIAVARGDELLGHPLDVVLWLVKQGRYDLKVGSIISLGAFAIFAPAVPGQKIEAEYNLAGKAAKASVTLAP from the coding sequence ATGAAGGCGTTGTTTCTGGGCGCAGTTTTGGGCTGCGGCATGACGGTGGCAAATGCTGCCTGCCCGGATTCGTCGCTGATGCAGAATGCGGCGCGGGGATGGATTGCGGGCCAGAGGCTACCTGATCCGGTCGTTCGGAACATGGATGACGCGAATTGCGCCTATACCTCGTTCCGCGCGGTTCTCGAGGCCGAGATGGGACCGCCGGTCGGCGTCAAGGCGGGGTTCACATCGAACAATGTGCGTTCGCGGTTCGGCATCGATGAACCTGTTTCCGGACTGCTCTTTTCTCCGATGCTCTTGCCCAGCGGAAGTCGGCTCAGTCTGCAAGGCAGCCGGGCGCCCTATTACGAAGCTGACCTGGTTGTGACTGTCGGCGATCCGGCGATCATGCGGGCGACGACGCGCGAAGAGGCGGCGGCCGCCCTCAAGGACATCCGGCCATTCATCGAGATCCCGGATATTGCCTTTTCGCGCGGCACGCAGCCCACGGCCACGCTCATGGCCGCGTATGGCGGGATGCCGTGGCGGGGCATCCTGGGTGAGGGGGTGCCGATCTCGGCGCTTGCTGACCCGGTGAATGATCTTGCCGAAATGACCGTGCGGCTGAAGCTGAACGGCGAGACGATCGCGGTTGCGCGTGGGGACGAACTTCTGGGCCATCCGCTGGACGTCGTTTTATGGCTGGTGAAGCAGGGGCGCTATGATCTGAAGGTGGGCTCGATCATCTCGCTTGGGGCCTTTGCGATCTTCGCTCCGGCGGTGCCGGGGCAGAAAATCGAGGCGGAATACAACCTGGCCGGTAAGGCCGCCAAGGCTTCGGTCACCCTGGCGCCTTGA
- the mutS gene encoding DNA mismatch repair protein MutS: MSDQPTPMMAQYLAIREANPGSLLFYRMGDFYEMFFEDAIAASAALDIALTKRGTHLGEPIPMCGVPVHAAESYLLTLIRKGFRVAIAEQMEDPAEARKRGSKSVVARDVVRLVTPGTLTEESLLEARRHNFLASFASVRDECALAWVDISTGEFRVMPCPEPRLAPELARHAPRELLTAEGSRLDDIAAECGAALTELPLGSFDSASATRRLCTLFHVETLEGFGSFSRAELAAMGAIADYLELTQKGRMPLLRPPVREAMGGAMQIDAATRRNLELTQALSGGREGSLLAAIDRTVTAGGARLLERRISAPSRDLDLILTRQAAVGYLVAEPRLTADLRDALSRSPDMDRALSRLGLERGGPRDLAAIRAGLTQGHSIAAMLGNDEIRILAQAARDLTGHDALIDLLDEALVAEPPLLARDGGFVAPGFDEDLDETRRLRDEGRGVIARMQADYIAETGVQSLKIKHNNVLGYFIETTSTHAERMLAPPLNERFIHRQTTANQIRFTTVELSELETRILNARDRALEIERQIFGRLCRAVLDLAPQIAQAARALAEIDLTAAFADIASGEGWVQPQVDASRAFMIEGGRHPVVERALKRKGEAFVANDCPLTEEKTPAIWLLTGPNMAGKSTFLRQNALIAILAQAGAFVPARRAHIGMVSQLFSRVGAADDLARGRSTFMVEMVETAAILNQADDHALVILDEIGRGTATWDGLSIAWAVMEHLQAKNRCRALFATHYHEMTSLSARLSGVENATVAVREWEGEVIFLHEVRKGAADRSYGVQVARLAGLPPSVVERAREILQQLESGEREGAGKPAALLDDLPLFRAAPPPPPTPAEPSAVETRLRELNPDMITAREALDLVYELRGMMGG, from the coding sequence ATGAGCGACCAACCCACCCCGATGATGGCCCAGTATCTCGCGATCCGCGAGGCCAATCCGGGATCGCTGCTGTTCTACCGGATGGGCGATTTCTACGAGATGTTCTTCGAGGATGCGATTGCCGCTTCAGCGGCGCTCGACATCGCCCTGACCAAGCGCGGCACGCATCTGGGCGAACCCATCCCGATGTGCGGCGTGCCGGTGCATGCCGCCGAAAGCTATCTTCTGACCCTGATCCGCAAGGGGTTCCGCGTCGCCATCGCCGAACAGATGGAAGATCCGGCGGAAGCCAGGAAGCGAGGATCGAAATCGGTCGTTGCCCGCGATGTGGTTCGGCTCGTGACGCCTGGCACGCTGACCGAGGAATCGCTGCTCGAAGCCAGACGGCACAATTTCCTCGCCAGTTTCGCGAGCGTACGGGACGAATGCGCGCTTGCCTGGGTCGACATCTCGACCGGCGAGTTTCGCGTGATGCCATGCCCCGAGCCGCGACTTGCTCCTGAACTCGCCCGGCATGCGCCGCGGGAATTGCTGACGGCCGAAGGCTCGCGCCTTGACGACATCGCCGCGGAATGCGGCGCAGCGCTGACCGAGCTTCCCTTGGGCAGTTTCGACAGCGCATCCGCCACGCGACGGCTTTGCACGCTGTTCCACGTGGAAACGCTGGAAGGTTTCGGAAGCTTTTCGCGCGCCGAACTGGCTGCGATGGGCGCAATCGCGGATTATCTTGAACTTACCCAGAAGGGCCGGATGCCTTTGCTGCGCCCGCCCGTGCGCGAGGCCATGGGCGGGGCGATGCAGATCGACGCCGCGACCCGACGAAATCTGGAACTGACGCAAGCCCTTTCCGGTGGGCGCGAAGGCAGCCTGCTCGCGGCGATCGACCGCACAGTGACCGCAGGTGGCGCACGATTGCTCGAACGGCGGATCAGCGCGCCTTCGCGCGACCTTGACCTGATCCTGACGCGACAAGCCGCAGTCGGGTATCTTGTCGCCGAGCCGCGCCTGACTGCGGATCTGCGCGACGCCCTGTCCCGCAGCCCCGACATGGATCGCGCGCTGTCACGCCTGGGACTGGAACGGGGCGGCCCGCGCGATCTTGCCGCGATCCGCGCTGGACTGACCCAAGGACATTCGATCGCCGCGATGCTGGGAAATGACGAGATCCGGATTCTGGCCCAGGCCGCCCGTGACCTGACCGGGCATGACGCGTTGATCGACCTTCTCGACGAGGCGCTGGTGGCCGAGCCGCCGCTGCTTGCCCGGGATGGAGGTTTCGTCGCGCCGGGTTTCGATGAAGACCTGGACGAAACCCGCCGCCTGCGCGACGAGGGGCGCGGCGTGATTGCGCGAATGCAGGCGGACTACATCGCCGAGACGGGCGTCCAAAGCCTCAAGATCAAGCACAACAACGTGCTTGGCTATTTCATCGAGACCACCTCGACCCATGCCGAGCGCATGCTGGCACCGCCGTTGAACGAACGCTTCATCCATCGCCAGACGACAGCCAACCAGATCCGCTTCACCACGGTCGAACTGAGCGAGCTGGAAACCCGCATCCTGAACGCACGCGACCGCGCATTGGAGATCGAACGCCAGATCTTTGGCCGTTTGTGCCGTGCCGTTCTGGATCTTGCGCCCCAGATTGCGCAGGCTGCCCGCGCACTGGCCGAGATCGACCTGACCGCCGCTTTTGCCGACATCGCCTCGGGCGAAGGCTGGGTGCAGCCGCAGGTGGACGCCAGCCGGGCCTTCATGATCGAGGGTGGGCGGCACCCCGTCGTCGAGCGCGCCCTGAAGCGCAAGGGCGAAGCATTCGTGGCCAATGATTGCCCACTGACCGAAGAAAAGACCCCCGCGATATGGCTCCTGACCGGCCCCAACATGGCCGGCAAGTCGACTTTCCTGCGCCAGAACGCCCTGATCGCGATCCTTGCCCAGGCCGGAGCCTTCGTTCCCGCGCGCCGGGCCCATATCGGCATGGTCAGCCAGCTTTTCAGCCGGGTCGGTGCGGCGGATGATCTTGCGCGGGGACGTTCGACCTTCATGGTCGAGATGGTCGAAACCGCCGCCATCCTCAATCAGGCCGATGACCATGCGCTGGTGATCCTGGACGAGATCGGCCGTGGCACCGCAACCTGGGACGGGCTCTCCATCGCCTGGGCCGTGATGGAGCATCTTCAGGCGAAAAACCGCTGCCGGGCGCTGTTTGCCACGCATTACCACGAGATGACCTCGCTCTCCGCCCGACTTTCCGGCGTTGAAAATGCCACGGTCGCCGTGCGCGAATGGGAGGGAGAAGTGATCTTCCTGCACGAGGTAAGGAAGGGCGCGGCTGATCGCAGTTACGGGGTGCAGGTCGCGCGACTTGCGGGCCTGCCGCCTTCAGTGGTCGAACGCGCACGCGAAATCCTGCAGCAACTTGAAAGCGGCGAACGCGAGGGCGCAGGAAAGCCCGCAGCTCTACTCGACGACCTGCCGCTTTTCCGCGCAGCTCCTCCGCCGCCTCCGACCCCGGCGGAACCATCAGCCGTCGAAACCCGCCTGCGCGAATTGAACCCCGACATGATCACGGCACGAGAAGCCCTGGACCTTGTCTATGAGCTTCGCGGGATGATGGGGGGATAG
- a CDS encoding Ntn hydrolase family protein, translating to MTYCVGLKLNDGMVLLSDTRTNAGLDNISTYRKMFFFEEPGERAIAIMTAGSLSVTQTTLSRLQEAIEDPDSDETTSIMKANSMLQVASIIGDTLNRTRREIAEQTRDLNQQASASMIVAGQRQGGDMRMFLIYPQGNFIMATEDTPFLQIGEHKYGKPILDRVVTLETDLADAQKAVLLSMDSTLRSNLSVGMPLDLAVIEKDDLRISLRRRILDGDPAFMAMSHAWSAALRDSFGKVSI from the coding sequence ATGACCTATTGCGTTGGCCTGAAGTTGAACGACGGGATGGTCCTGCTGTCCGATACGCGCACCAATGCGGGGCTCGACAACATTTCCACCTATCGCAAGATGTTCTTCTTCGAGGAACCCGGTGAGCGCGCCATCGCGATCATGACCGCAGGCAGTCTTTCGGTGACCCAGACGACCTTGAGCAGGTTGCAGGAAGCGATCGAGGACCCCGATTCCGACGAGACGACCTCGATCATGAAGGCGAACTCGATGCTACAGGTCGCCTCGATCATCGGCGACACGCTGAACCGCACCCGCCGCGAGATTGCCGAGCAGACCCGAGACCTGAACCAGCAGGCCAGCGCGAGCATGATCGTCGCAGGGCAGCGGCAGGGCGGGGACATGCGGATGTTCCTGATCTATCCGCAGGGCAATTTCATCATGGCGACCGAGGACACGCCCTTCCTGCAAATTGGCGAACACAAATATGGCAAGCCGATCCTCGATCGGGTCGTGACGCTTGAAACCGATCTGGCGGATGCCCAGAAGGCGGTGCTTCTGTCGATGGACTCGACGCTGCGCTCGAATCTCTCGGTCGGAATGCCGCTGGATCTGGCCGTCATCGAAAAGGACGATCTGCGAATTTCGCTTCGCCGCCGCATACTCGACGGCGACCCGGCCTTCATGGCGATGTCGCATGCCTGGTCGGCGGCCCTGCGCGACAGTTTCGGCAAGGTCTCGATCTGA
- a CDS encoding transglutaminase family protein: MKLKIFHETSYSYDTPVRALVQSLRLTPSVFEGQRVSEWQISVSGGQRGAAFRDGAGDWIEGWTVRGPVEAVSVTIEGVIETRDTAGVLRGHRETVSPLVYLRPTPATKSDGAIAELAAAIEGADPLDLAHKLAAAVHEAIDYLPGATEASTSAAHALELGQGVCQDHAHVMIACARERGLPARYVSGYLHSSVDGKLQDAAHAWAEIHVGPLGWVGFDAANACCPDDRYVRLGSGYDAQDAAPVRGMAFGMGTEVLDVRVHVEEVQQ; this comes from the coding sequence ATGAAACTGAAGATCTTTCATGAAACGAGCTATAGCTACGACACGCCCGTACGCGCACTTGTCCAAAGTCTTCGGCTGACCCCTTCGGTATTCGAGGGCCAGCGGGTCAGCGAATGGCAGATTTCGGTCAGCGGCGGGCAACGCGGTGCGGCCTTTCGCGACGGGGCGGGGGACTGGATCGAAGGCTGGACAGTGCGCGGTCCTGTCGAGGCAGTCTCGGTTACGATCGAAGGGGTGATCGAGACGCGCGACACTGCGGGCGTTCTGCGCGGTCATCGCGAAACCGTAAGCCCGCTCGTCTATCTGCGTCCCACACCGGCGACGAAGTCCGATGGCGCAATCGCCGAGCTTGCGGCGGCGATCGAAGGGGCTGATCCGCTTGATCTCGCCCATAAGCTCGCGGCGGCGGTCCACGAGGCCATCGATTACCTGCCCGGCGCGACCGAGGCGTCGACCTCGGCCGCGCATGCGCTGGAACTGGGGCAGGGGGTCTGTCAGGACCATGCCCATGTGATGATCGCCTGCGCGCGAGAGCGTGGCCTGCCGGCGAGGTATGTCTCGGGGTACCTGCATTCCAGCGTGGACGGCAAGTTGCAGGATGCAGCCCATGCCTGGGCCGAGATCCATGTTGGCCCGCTGGGCTGGGTGGGTTTCGATGCCGCCAATGCCTGTTGTCCGGATGACCGCTATGTGCGCCTTGGCTCGGGATATGACGCACAGGATGCGGCCCCGGTCCGGGGTATGGCCTTCGGCATGGGCACCGAAGTGCTCGATGTCCGCGTCCATGTCGAAGAGGTCCAGCAATAG
- a CDS encoding alpha-E domain-containing protein, translating to MLSRTAANLFWMGRHLERAETAARLLDVGARITLLPNTEEGYRNEWQSLLRASGVQDTFAQHYGEQINQENIESWLFFDKENPSSVASCIEKAREGGRIVRTALTSQVWDALNTAYQELKQLRLKPRQDIDTALLTDFTTRHGATVRGAINATQLRNDGWHFVNLGYSLERADATSRLLDVKYYVLLPRVEFVGSGLDNYQWQVILRALSAHRAFHWAYGGDVTATKVADFLILNGESPRSLLTSLYEAVWNLDGLTRRYGESVPSTASAHARQTLESLMGRDIETIFDEGLHDFLTWFIGEIGQISNAVNDDYFSGRM from the coding sequence ATGCTCAGCCGCACTGCCGCCAACCTGTTCTGGATGGGACGTCATCTGGAACGAGCCGAAACCGCAGCCCGACTTCTGGACGTGGGCGCGCGGATCACGCTTTTGCCGAATACCGAAGAAGGCTATCGAAACGAATGGCAATCGCTCTTGCGCGCCTCGGGGGTGCAGGACACTTTCGCCCAGCATTACGGGGAACAGATCAATCAGGAGAATATCGAGTCCTGGCTGTTCTTCGACAAGGAGAATCCTTCCTCGGTCGCGTCCTGCATCGAAAAGGCACGAGAAGGCGGCCGCATCGTCCGGACTGCGCTCACCAGCCAGGTCTGGGACGCGCTCAACACCGCATATCAGGAGTTGAAGCAACTTAGGTTGAAGCCGCGCCAGGATATCGATACCGCGCTGCTGACCGATTTCACGACGCGGCACGGTGCGACGGTCCGTGGCGCGATCAACGCCACACAGTTACGCAATGACGGCTGGCATTTCGTCAACCTGGGCTATTCGCTCGAACGCGCGGATGCGACTTCGCGACTGCTTGATGTCAAGTATTACGTGCTTTTGCCACGCGTTGAATTCGTCGGCTCGGGTCTGGACAACTATCAGTGGCAGGTGATCCTGCGGGCGCTCTCCGCGCATCGCGCCTTCCACTGGGCCTATGGTGGCGATGTCACCGCGACCAAGGTGGCCGATTTCCTGATCCTGAATGGCGAAAGTCCGCGTTCGCTTCTGACCTCGCTCTATGAGGCAGTCTGGAACCTGGACGGGTTGACCAGGCGCTATGGCGAAAGTGTGCCGTCGACGGCCTCCGCCCATGCCCGCCAGACACTCGAATCGCTGATGGGGCGCGACATCGAAACGATTTTCGACGAAGGCCTGCATGATTTCCTCACCTGGTTCATCGGCGAAATCGGCCAGATATCGAACGCCGTGAACGACGATTATTTCAGCGGACGGATGTAG
- a CDS encoding circularly permuted type 2 ATP-grasp protein, which produces MYYNEMLESGQVRAPYAMLSDWVQTMPNDIRQMKQAEAESLFRRIGITFAVYGEGGDPDRLIPFDMMPRVFMQSEWRKLERGIKQRARALNAFLRDVYSRGEIIRAGRIPAKLVYQNEAFEKSVVGFVPPRGVFSHIVGIDIVRTGRDEFFVLEDNCRTPSGVSYMLENREIMMRMFPGLFRHNRIEPVDQYPELLRRTLASVAPAKCEGAPTVVVLTPGHFNSAYYEHSFLANLMGVELVEGSDLFVDGGFVYMRTTQGAKRVDVIYRRIDDPFLDPLCFRKDSMLGVPGLMDVYRSGGVAIASAPGAGVADDKAIYTYVPEMVRFYLGEEPLLQNVQTWTLWKEDDYKYVMANLKDLVVKEVHGSGGYGMLIGPKASKEEIAHFGELIKANPGNYIAQPTLALSTSPTFVDEGLAPRHVDLRPFCLCGDRVELVPGGLTRVALREGSLVVNSSQGGGVKDTWVLTE; this is translated from the coding sequence ATGTATTACAATGAAATGTTGGAAAGCGGACAGGTCCGTGCCCCCTATGCCATGCTTTCGGATTGGGTGCAGACCATGCCGAATGACATTCGGCAGATGAAACAGGCCGAAGCCGAAAGCCTGTTCAGGCGAATAGGCATCACCTTCGCGGTCTACGGAGAGGGCGGCGACCCTGATCGTCTCATTCCCTTCGACATGATGCCGCGCGTCTTCATGCAAAGCGAATGGCGCAAGCTGGAACGCGGGATCAAGCAAAGGGCTCGTGCCCTGAACGCCTTTCTGCGAGACGTTTATTCGCGCGGTGAGATCATCCGGGCGGGCCGCATTCCCGCAAAGCTCGTCTATCAGAACGAAGCATTCGAGAAATCCGTGGTCGGCTTCGTCCCGCCACGCGGCGTTTTTTCCCATATCGTCGGCATCGATATCGTTCGCACCGGACGGGACGAGTTTTTCGTGCTCGAGGACAACTGCCGCACTCCTTCGGGGGTTAGCTACATGCTCGAGAACCGCGAGATCATGATGCGCATGTTCCCGGGCCTTTTTCGCCATAACCGCATCGAGCCGGTTGACCAGTATCCCGAGTTGCTGCGCCGCACCCTGGCCTCGGTCGCGCCGGCCAAATGTGAGGGAGCGCCGACGGTGGTGGTGCTGACGCCCGGCCATTTCAACAGCGCCTATTACGAGCACAGCTTCCTTGCCAACCTGATGGGCGTCGAACTGGTCGAGGGCAGCGACCTGTTCGTCGATGGCGGATTTGTCTACATGCGCACGACCCAGGGGGCAAAGCGGGTGGATGTGATCTACCGCCGCATCGACGATCCGTTCCTTGACCCGCTGTGCTTTCGCAAGGATTCGATGCTGGGTGTTCCAGGGCTCATGGATGTATACCGCTCGGGCGGCGTGGCGATTGCCTCGGCCCCGGGGGCGGGTGTCGCGGATGACAAGGCGATCTACACCTATGTGCCCGAGATGGTGCGCTTCTACCTTGGCGAGGAGCCCTTGCTGCAGAACGTCCAGACCTGGACGCTTTGGAAGGAAGATGACTACAAATACGTCATGGCGAACCTCAAGGATCTGGTGGTCAAGGAGGTTCACGGCTCGGGGGGGTACGGCATGCTGATCGGACCCAAGGCCAGCAAGGAGGAAATCGCGCATTTCGGCGAACTCATAAAGGCCAATCCCGGGAATTATATCGCCCAGCCGACACTGGCACTTTCGACCAGCCCGACATTCGTGGACGAGGGGCTTGCCCCGCGCCATGTCGATTTGCGGCCCTTTTGTCTTTGCGGCGATCGGGTCGAGCTGGTGCCGGGCGGGCTGACACGCGTCGCTCTGCGCGAAGGGTCGCTCGTCGTGAACTCGTCGCAGGGCGGCGGGGTCAAGGACACCTGGGTCCTGACGGAATAA
- a CDS encoding STAS domain-containing protein → MQLTLLPHNDGITIRVDERRLDAAIATAFKDRVRNLAVHGGSLVTLDLSPVDFMDSSGLGAVIAIFKSMPAGRRLELIGLTPNVERVFRLTRMDTIMTIRPGSPCTHPGLSTEPGE, encoded by the coding sequence ATGCAACTGACCCTGCTGCCCCATAATGACGGAATAACCATCCGGGTGGACGAAAGACGGCTGGATGCCGCCATTGCAACTGCGTTCAAGGATCGCGTCCGAAACCTGGCCGTGCACGGTGGCAGCCTGGTCACGCTCGATCTCTCACCGGTTGATTTCATGGATAGCTCTGGTCTGGGCGCCGTGATCGCGATCTTCAAGTCGATGCCAGCAGGTCGCCGCTTGGAACTCATAGGGCTTACACCCAATGTCGAACGCGTCTTTCGCCTGACACGGATGGACACGATCATGACGATCCGGCCGGGATCTCCGTGCACCCATCCTGGGCTCTCGACGGAACCCGGCGAATGA
- a CDS encoding ATP-binding protein codes for MLHRIFRADALTVRQALVFMRARFIDCAEDEVIARLELALAEVLNNICQHGACARSRESSDSGPVIHLCVVRHVGGIACAVTDDGRPLPPDCLGERVLPLPADDLDISSEEALHLLPEGGFGWYLIQDLATSLTYFREGDRNFLAFIIPIEAGADRNAEGKVG; via the coding sequence ATGCTGCATCGCATATTTCGCGCCGACGCATTGACCGTGCGGCAGGCGCTCGTATTCATGCGCGCAAGGTTCATCGACTGCGCCGAGGATGAGGTAATCGCCCGCCTCGAACTCGCGCTGGCAGAAGTCCTGAACAATATCTGCCAGCACGGCGCCTGCGCCCGATCACGGGAAAGCTCCGACTCCGGCCCCGTAATCCATCTTTGCGTCGTGCGTCATGTCGGCGGGATTGCCTGTGCGGTGACTGATGACGGAAGGCCGCTGCCCCCGGACTGCCTGGGAGAAAGGGTTCTGCCGCTTCCAGCCGACGACCTCGACATCTCCAGCGAGGAAGCCCTGCACCTTTTGCCCGAAGGCGGGTTCGGTTGGTACCTGATCCAGGACCTCGCGACGTCGCTGACCTATTTCCGTGAAGGGGACCGAAACTTCCTTGCCTTCATCATCCCGATCGAAGCCGGGGCAGATCGCAATGCCGAAGGCAAAGTGGGCTAA
- the hspQ gene encoding heat shock protein HspQ → MRIPSKRAKYNLGQVVRHREHPFRGVVFDVDPEFANTEEWYESIPEDSRPSRNQPFYHLYAETEATYYVAYVSEQNLVPDVSGEPLEHPEVDEMFGEFTDGRYPLQFGLN, encoded by the coding sequence ATGCGGATTCCGTCTAAAAGGGCGAAATACAATCTGGGGCAAGTCGTGAGGCACCGCGAACATCCGTTTCGCGGTGTGGTTTTCGATGTCGATCCGGAATTCGCCAATACCGAGGAATGGTACGAATCCATCCCCGAGGACTCGCGGCCTTCGCGCAATCAGCCATTCTACCATCTCTATGCTGAAACCGAGGCGACCTATTATGTTGCCTATGTTTCCGAGCAGAACCTGGTGCCAGATGTTTCGGGCGAGCCGCTTGAGCATCCGGAGGTCGACGAGATGTTCGGCGAATTCACCGATGGTCGCTATCCCCTGCAGTTCGGGCTGAACTGA
- a CDS encoding metallophosphoesterase: protein MIGDIHGQLGLLRAVHDRIARDAAEHGGGGQVVHVGDLIDRGPDSRGVLEYLMQGQADGRPWIVLKGNHDRFLPRCIRQPEWIDPGLASGRHWLDHANLGAGATLASYGVERGEREHRDVLEDLQRAVPAAHLDWIEDLPLWHRIPGALIVHAGIRPGLGIHEQSEQDLLWIRQGFLDDRTDHGVLVVHGHTVVDEVTHYGNRLAIDTGAAYGGPLSAVVFDEDGLHRLADRGRVPIHHGQIAS, encoded by the coding sequence GTGATCGGCGATATTCATGGCCAGCTCGGGCTGCTCAGGGCCGTGCATGACAGGATCGCGCGTGACGCTGCCGAGCATGGTGGTGGCGGGCAGGTCGTGCATGTCGGCGACCTGATCGACCGCGGCCCGGATTCACGCGGTGTCCTTGAATACCTGATGCAAGGGCAGGCCGATGGTCGGCCTTGGATCGTGCTGAAGGGCAATCACGATCGCTTCCTGCCACGCTGCATCCGCCAACCCGAATGGATTGACCCGGGGCTGGCCTCGGGTCGTCACTGGCTGGATCACGCCAACCTGGGTGCAGGCGCCACCCTTGCTTCATACGGGGTGGAGCGGGGAGAGCGAGAGCATCGCGACGTTCTCGAGGATCTGCAGCGCGCAGTCCCTGCGGCCCATCTGGATTGGATCGAGGACTTGCCGCTATGGCACAGGATACCAGGCGCGCTGATCGTCCATGCGGGGATCAGGCCGGGTCTTGGGATTCATGAACAATCCGAACAGGATCTATTGTGGATCAGGCAGGGGTTTCTTGACGACCGCACCGACCATGGCGTCCTGGTGGTTCATGGGCATACGGTCGTGGATGAGGTCACACATTACGGGAACAGGCTGGCGATCGACACGGGGGCGGCATATGGCGGTCCGCTGAGCGCGGTCGTCTTCGATGAAGACGGTCTGCATCGGCTTGCCGACCGGGGCAGGGTCCCAATCCATCACGGGCAGATCGCCAGCTGA